From the Hoplias malabaricus isolate fHopMal1 chromosome 6, fHopMal1.hap1, whole genome shotgun sequence genome, the window TCTGGGTTGGAGATAAAGGTGAGAAATGTGTAAACTACATTTTTTCCCCTTGTGTTCTGGCATTCGCCCCTGTTGCCCAAATGCAACTCCATTACCACTAAAGACGAGCTTGTTTTGGCTGCTTGGaaattttacactttttttttctcaacagTCGAAGAGTCTTATTGGTCACTTCTACCCTCCTCAGCTGGGGTGGTTATTctgatttgtttggcagtagcaATGACATTTCTGCTATTATACCCTGTTGCAAGGTAACTACAAATCATTTTCTATCAGAAATTATAATGACACAAATTAGGATTATAAACAAACCTCTTTGTTATTGCAGAATGAAGCTGAAAAAGGTTATTTTGGTGGTAAGACCAGAACCATCCCTCCAAACACTCTTCCAAAATCATCCGAGTAATCTCAAGGTATGGTGCCTCTCTTTGAAAAGACTTCCAATGGAAAAAATCATGTcagtatggaaaaaaaaaaaaaacaatgtctaCACCTCAAACTATGTTCTCCCAatatgtagacaaaacagagagcttaaagaacactatgtaatattttttccctaaaattacatcttcaaaatcattgtgatgcttcactgacataTAATAAGGAGACTTGAGCCTCTTTCAttgctaatctgggctcagcactatgcaatttttggaggagggtaagaaaccACCCCTTTCCTTCCCCTCCCTACCAATTTCACTACATTGCTGTAAAAGTTCATTTAACTAGGGGGAGCCCgaggagcagaaaaaaacaaaatcttgcctagtgttcctaaatgagtaaaaaaaaatacactaaaGTGTCGTATACCACTGTGAAAGTGTATACTTCTGCGTATTAGTTTtacaaatctttaaagtgcactatttagtgACACTTAAATGGTGATTATTTAAATTTCAATctgtagtttgatcagaggagggtGGATCcactttgtgagtcttggttcctcccaagatttcttcctccagccttgagggagtttttccttgccactgtcgcttTCGGCTTGCCCATATTGggttttgatttaaatgttctgttctgatactaattatttttgctttgtgtcaacgtcagttgtaaatggccctttatatatatttgattttgTTTGATTTAGGGCATGTAGTGTagaggagttaatatttctggacttcttgACTTGAGCACTTGAGCACCTTGAACCATGTTCATCtgactgcagaccaatcacagttgtTTTGGTCTGCGTACACAAGATGAGACTAATTAGCTCAGACTAATTCATGACATTTGATTTAAAGACTGGGGAACCAATAttgacactagagtcttttcatCTACAATGTGTAaagcatgagtcttgttacaaaaattattATACAGCCGTAATACGTCATGGtagtaggtggattgctgactcaaaagtgtctgtaggtgtgagtgtgtgagtgaatgtgcgtgtgtgtctgtgttgccctgtgaaggactggcgctccctccagggtgtattcgcgccttgcgcccaatgattccaggtaggctctggacccaccgcgaccctgaattggataagggttacagataatgaatgaatgaatgaatatgtcatCGTACTTTAATTTCAATACTTCAGTACATTTTAAGGTATATACTTTTGTACTGTTACTCAGGTACTACACTGAGGACTTCTATTTTTACtgaagtaatattttaccttgcgtatctgtacttttactcaagtacatggtttgtgtactttgtccaccactgacCTCTACTGTAGTGTTTTTCTTAGAGTGCAGTGGTGAACACACAgttctgtgggaggaaatggtctgtgtgtgactggagtgatggagcaacaCTGAATACCTTGCCTGCTCAAAAGATGCTTGATTCAACTCAAGTCCTTGTCAGGTTTAGTTGATGtctaaaagcaaaaaagcatcTCAGTGTTATACCACCactgatattaaaataattaaataactatAATATGATTTGTTTAACAGGACAGGATGCCCAAAAGTCACGTGCAAGAAATCTACAGTGAAGAAATTTCAACAATTGACAAAATAACAGAGATCACAGCTGTAGTGCAGGATCAAGTAATGACTTGCAGCATGAATTTCACACCCCTGTATCATACCCCCTATGTAGGCCCCTCAGCAGATGTCGCGGCCCCCTTTCAAATGTCTAATGCACGTAGTGTTGCCAGTTTCTCTTCTAAAGATTTCAATTTCCTACCTGAAGAGGACACCGTTGAGGAGCCAATGCTTTGTTGGACAGCGTTCAATCCAATCAATGTTGGAGGCTTTGTGTGTATAGAAGATCTGGAGCTCAGCAATGAGGATATGGAACCCTCAGAAACACTGACAATTACCTCAAAACCTACATCCTTTACTCAAAATGGTCAGAATTACTGTACCTTGACTAACACCACTGCTGGTCTTATTCCCACATTTACCACAGGGCCCGGTAACCCTGAACTAGTGTCAGGAAATCAGGTAATAGAATTTTTAAAtacacagacagaggaaagtACAATAGAACTGGTTCCTCTGAGTCTTGACAGTTTGCAGCTGTCTATGGAAGAATGAGCATAAGGTCATGTGGTCTTAATTAAATGGTCCCTTGTTCTTAATTCTCCTCTCTCTATTAAAAACCATTTCATTTACAcggtgaaattatatatatattgcaagttGAAGTTGCAAATGTAGGGCCATTAGGCTGACAATTTTTCAAGTAAAgtgctgccctctgctggtcaaCAAGGTCTTTTTTAAGCTGCTTTTTTGCTTGATAAAAACGGTATATAGCAATGATTTAAACATCAGCATTTTTATTATAGACATATAATAAAGATTTATATAATCATacaactttttttgtttgtttgaactTTTTTGTTTGATTGAACAATTTTTTTGGAGTCTCTATATGCCAGATTGTCAGACAATtcccatacaaacacacacaaaaaaaatcaagtctGCATTTATATTCCGTTTGGTTTGCTACATTCCTCATAAAAGTATTTCTACTTAATTCAGTACCATCTGAAGCCCCAAAGACCACAGCCAGGTAATACTGGATTTGGGCCTTGCATATGttagtaattaattaatgaggTGTGTTGGCAATAGGCCAGTGACActgaattaaacacagacatgtttctgtagttgaaatcactgcatgggctcggaaacacttcccaaaaccactgtctgtgaacatGATTCATTCTAATGCAAGTTAGAACtcacaaatgcaaagaagaaaccaGATATAAATAAGCTGCATTCTCTGGGCCCCAGCTCATTTAAGATGTACTGAGgtgaagtggaaaagtgccctgtggtctgacaaatcaaaaCGTGAAATTTTATCTGGAAATAATGAATTATGCATCCTCTGGGTTAAAGAGGAGAAGGACCATCAGGGACCAGTTCAAATGTCAGCATCCATGGTGGCATGAGGGGGTATTAGTGTACATGGCATTGGTGACTTACACATCTGTGGAGGCACCGTTAATTCTGAACGATATTTACAGATTTTGGAGCAAAATTCTGTCATCCAGTAAACGTCTTTATCGGGGAAGGCCTTGCTTATATCAGTAAGACAAGGCCAATGAACATTCTACAGggtacaacagcatggctccttagtaaaagagtccaagagctaaactagtccagacctgtcaccaACTGAAATCATCTGGTGTATTATCAAATGAAAAACACAGAATAACTGACCAAGAATCAAAAACAGTTCACTTTCAGAACTACAGCAGCTGGTCTCCTCAGTTTTCAAACGTTTACAGAgtgtgatgtaacacagtggtaaacatgcccctgtcccaaccattttggaacatgttgctggcatcaaattcaaaatttttgAATTCAAAAAATTTCTCAGAAAGCCATAaactttctcagtttcaacttttaaaatgttgtcttgtgcatcattgcattttgttttgatttacattttacacaatgtctcACCTCTTTTGGATTTTTAGATTTATTTGTCTATTAACAACATTATACATTAAATAAtctataaatgaaataaatcttGTAGTGTataaagaataaatatttttctatgTCGGTTTGACACCATTAGGTCCAATTACATGAaagattattatatttatatggtTATTTTAATCGTTATACAATAAATTACTgaatttttcatcaaaataagCCTTGTAGTGTGTAAAGAATAAATATCTGTACTATTCTAAGTTGTTTTGATATCATTTGGTCCCATAACTTGAGAGTTTAACAGATTTATTTGGTTATTGAAttaattggggaaaaaaatcacctAAATTAGCCTTAGTATGTAAGGAATAAAATTGTAAGTACATTTGTAAGTTGATGTGACATCATTAGGTACAATAAGGAAAGAGATTAATACTTGGATATTAACATTAAACACTATACGTTCATGGTAActaagattcattcattatctgtaaccagttcagggttgcggtgggtccagagcctaccttgaatcaatgggcgcaaggcatgagtacaccctggagcgccagtccttcatagggcaacacattcactcacacctacggacacttttgagtccaatccacctatcaatgtgtattttcgactgtggaaggaaaccagagcacccggaagaaacccacgaagacacggggagaacacagacagtcacccggagctgaaatcgaacccacaacctccaggtgcctggagctgtgtgactgcgacactacctgctgtgcaacCGTGCCACCGCTAAGGTTACTGTGGCTTATGGGTgaggcctacccggaatcactgggcgcaaggtgggaacacatcctagaggggacgccagtccttcacgcaTTCTCACCGAGGGAcactgagtcaccaatccacttaccaacatgtgttttttggaccttgggcagaaacccacggggagaacacaccaaactcctcacagcgggggcgggactcaaaccca encodes:
- the il21r.2 gene encoding interleukin 21 receptor, tandem duplicate 2, which produces MKLLLGILCTFLTITQSQVSAQVNGLTCVTDYIFTINCFLKSITTFPNDSGNNSYWLEFNFYDLRVFNCSLMKGENGYNCTFSTEDKQQFFSDFYIYTISLFHMENGIKKSSVQAVGYKPSQHIKPPMPKNLMVNRTHGNYTFTWISGYESHKYARVLSFQYLLSYHKEDNPENEVTIHAKKTWIDIPESMLEPDTQYIAKVCNQVINGSKYYGTTSEWSTAVKWKTSHQVEESYWSLLPSSAGVVILICLAVAMTFLLLYPVARMKLKKVILVVRPEPSLQTLFQNHPSNLKDRMPKSHVQEIYSEEISTIDKITEITAVVQDQVMTCSMNFTPLYHTPYVGPSADVAAPFQMSNARSVASFSSKDFNFLPEEDTVEEPMLCWTAFNPINVGGFVCIEDLELSNEDMEPSETLTITSKPTSFTQNGQNYCTLTNTTAGLIPTFTTGPGNPELVSGNQVIEFLNTQTEESTIELVPLSLDSLQLSMEE